A genomic region of Raphanus sativus cultivar WK10039 chromosome 6, ASM80110v3, whole genome shotgun sequence contains the following coding sequences:
- the LOC130495481 gene encoding EH domain-containing protein 1-like yields MEIDSVAAGSCSKENQLIYKEWFEFADSDGDGRITGNDAIKFFSMSNLPRPELKQVWAIADAKRQGYLGFKEFIVAMQLVSLAQTGHEISHDVLHSDVDFKNMNPPVMEGLGVLMAKKKHSSSKSSDLNVNGSPSADASLTAHWFSSKSSKKISLSSVTSIVDGLKRLYIQKLKPLEVAYQFNDFVSPLLTNSDFDAKPMVMLLGQYSTGKTTFIKHLLKTSYPGAHIGPEPTTDRFVVVMSGPDERSIPGNTVAVQADMPFSGLTTFGTAFLSKFECSQMPHPLLEHVTFVDTPGVLSGEKQRTQRAYDFTGVTSWFASKCDLILLLFDPHKLDVSDEFKRVISSLRGHDDKIRVVLNKADQVDTQQLMRVYGALMWSLGKVLNTPEVARVYIGSFSDKPINEAATGPIGRELFEKEQDDLLAD; encoded by the exons ATGGAGATCGATTCCGTGGCAGCTGGTTCGTGTTCAAAGGAGAATCAACTGATCTACAAGGAATGGTTCGAATTCGCCGATTCAG ACGGAGATGGACGCATTACTGGTAACGATGCGATCAAGTTCTTCTCCATGTCCAATTTGCCTCGACCCGAGTTGAAGCAG GTGTGGGCAATTGCAGATGCGAAGAGGCAAGGGTATCTTGGTTTCAAGGAGTTCATTGTTGCTATGCAG ctCGTTTCTTTGGCTCAAACTGGACATGAGATATCCCACGACGTTCTTCATAGCGACG TTGACTTCAAGAATATGAATCCTCCTGTTATGGAAGGTCTTGGTGTTTTAATGGCG aagaagaagcatTCATCATCAAAGTCCAGTGATCTTAATGTTAATG GTAGTCCTTCTGCAGATGCATCACTCACAGCTCATTGGTTCTCttcaaaatcttcaaaaaag ATTTCTCTGTCCTCCGTAACATCTATAGTTGATGGCCTGAAGAGGTTGTACATTCAGAAGCTGAAGCCACTCGAAGTTGCTTATCAGTTCAACGATTTTGTATCCCCTTTGTTG ACCAATAGTGACTTCGATGCAAAACCCATGGTAATGCTTCTGGGTCAGTACTCCACAGGAAAAACAACATTCATTAAGCATTTGCTTAAAACTAGTTATCCCG GAGCTCATATTGGACCAGAACCAACTACTGACAGATTTGTTGTTGTCATG TCTGGACCTGATGAAAGAAGCATTCCAGGGAACACAGTAGCGGTTCAAGCAGATATGCCATTCAGTGGTCTTACAACTTTCGGGACTGCCTTTTTGTCGAAGTTTGAATGTTCTCAGATGCCTCACCCT CTGCTGGAGCACGTAACTTTTGTCGACACTCCTGGAGTTTTATCAGGGGAAAAGCAACGGACACAGCGAGCATATGACTTCACTGGTGTTACATCATGGTTCGCCTCTAAGTGTGATCTCATCCTCCTCCTGTTCGATCCACACAAGCTGGATGTGAGCGATGAGTTCAAGCGGGTTATTTCATCTTTACGAGGTCATGACGACAAGATCCGCGTTGTTCTGAATAAGGCTGACCAAGTGGACACTCAGCAG CTAATGAGAGTATATGGTGCTCTCATGTGGTCGCTCGGGAAAGTTCTCAATACTCCTGAGGTTGCCCGTGTCTACATTGG TTCGTTCAGTGATAAACCCATTAATGAAGCTGCAACTGGTCCAATTGGGAGAGAATTGTTTGAAAAGGAGCAAGATGACCTTCTCGCTGAT